The genomic interval TGCCGGACAGCGGCACCGTGGGCAGCCGCTCCTGCAACGAGACACAGCTGgtcacaggcagggctggggcacaaAGGCTGCATGCTCTCAACTTTTTAAGCATAAGGACCATCATTCCTGCCAGCTTTCTGCTAGGACAGCAAAGAATGACTGAACCAGTGGGGAAAGGTCTCAAACCACAGAGAAgtctcttctcttctctgagTGTCTCGTGACCTTACGCACCTGCACACCTTTGACAGAAGGCATCACATCGTCAGGTTTTCCTTTATCCAACACTTTTCTGTGTTGCTACAACATAAAAACAGGAATTAAATTCACAGGCATATGATGAAGCTTTGCAGTGTATGTCCAGCTGCCCCCTGAACACATCCCAATGGCACTGAGAGACAGCTGAGGGCTGCTCACAGGCACTTCTCACATGGGCATCAGTTACTTTCACACTTAATTGTGCACTTCCTAAGATCTCTCGAGAAATTATCAAAATGTATGTAACTCCAACATAATGCCAAGCATAACAGCCTTCTcaaatatacacacacataaatacaTATCTATAAACACCAGTGTTAGATCCAGTGAAAGGCAGAAACCCTCACATCTGGCAGAGCAACCCAGCACCAAACCAGAACAGATCAGAGCACTGTTCATTTCAAACCCACACCCACAGCTTGTACCTGGCTGAGCACTTTAAGAAATGATGGCACTTACCCTGAGTGTGAGCCATGATAAATCACAGAAAACCATCAGCATGCTGCATGGAGACACtacttaattttaattaagtttaTTTTGGGGAAAGCACAGGGCTGGTAATACCTTGAGCTGGCAAGCCTTCATCAGCCCCCCACACTGCAGGACCATCAAGCCAGTCTCACTGCACTGTGCTACAAAAAGTGAGAGGAGAATTCAACACCCACATCCCcgcagggctgggacagctgaggGAACTGCTCTCTTGGTGTTAGTTTTATGCAGTTTTTGGAAGTCAAATTCTTTTGTGCCAGTAAAAATGAGCTAGGTTTTAGACAGGGTTAAACTGGGCTGGGTTTGCACTAACATCCATCAAACGTTTCCATTTCTAAATCAAAATGCTTTGCTGTGCCTGGCACCACAAGCAGTGTCCCTGCTGGACTAAACTCTGCTACTCCACTGCCCAGAGTCATTCCAGTGCTGAGCTGTCAGAAATGAGCCCCCAACCTGATCTCAGGAGGAACAGGAGCCAGAAGTGCCTGCAGGAGAACCATGCAAATCCTACTGCTCCCCCCACCAGCAATTATTGAGACATTAACTACCTTTTGTCTGCAAAGTGGCtccttcttgttttcctcaGCTTTGACCTCCTGTTGAGCAGCTTCTTTGGGTGTATTTACCGCTAACACATCGTTGATAGTAGAGCCCACAACCATTATCTTCGCTCCATTTGTTACTTTGATTTCTCGCAAGGTTTTCTCCTCTGGCAGAAGTCCCTTGAACATAACTTTCTGCATGGCCGGCGGGAGGCCTAGAGACAAGCAGAGCGATTAGGAGCCGGCGGCGAGGGAGGCgcgggggaggcggcggcgaTCCCGACAGACCTGTGAGCGAGTGGATCTTCTGCTTCAGCTCGGCTCCCGTGCTGTCCAGGCAGAACTTCACGTCGTACTTGTTCTTGTTCCAGATCACCTTcagctccaccagctccctcccgCTGTCCTCGCCGCCGCCGTTGCTGACAGACGCCTGCGGGGGCTCCGGGCGCTGCTCACCCTGCGGAGAGCTCCCGGCCGCGGGCACGCCGGTCCCTCCGCCGCAGCCCAGCGGCAGCTCCTGCGCCTCCGCCTCCATGCCCGGCTCCTCGGCACCTGTGGGGAGCGGACAGGAAGATCCCGGCCCACGGGACGCTGCCCCggcccagcccctctccagccccagagcccGCCCGCAGCGTGTCCGGGGCCGGCTCCCCTCGCCGGCGCCTCCCGACCCGCCCCACCGGTCTCTGGGCTCCGGGCACCGCGGGCTCCGGGCACCGCCGGCTCCCGGCACCGCGGGCTCCCGGCACCGCGGGCTCCGGGCACCGCCGGCTCCCGGCACCGCGGGCTCCCGGCACCGCGGGCTCCGGGCACCGCCGGCTCCCGGCACCGCCGGCTCCCGGCACCGCGGGCTCCCGGCCGCGCTCGTACCatcagcggcggcggcggcagccaTGATGATTGTGTACAATCCGCCGCGGGGCACGCCGGGAaacgccgccgccgccgccgctgggCCGCGCCGGCTCCCGTAGCtgcccccgcccgccgctcAACGTGGGGGCCCCCAGATCGCACCCCCGCGGCACCGGCCGCTCCGCGCAGGGAGACGGGAGGGGCGCCGGACCCTCCGCTCAGCGCTCCGGGAACCGGAGCTCCCCCGCTATGCCGGGCCCCTGACGGCGGCCGCGGTCCCCTGGCACGACCGGACTGAGCTGGTGGCGGCGCCTTTAAGTGGAGCCCCGCCCCCGGCGGCGGCGCGCACGGGGATTGGCTGCCGCGGCCGGGCGGAAGCGGCGCTGCGGCCACGTGGGCGCGTGGCGGGATGGCGCGAGCTGTGCGCGTGCTGCGCTGCGCggcgggaccgggaccgggaccgggatcgggatcgggatcgggatcgggatctggccccggccccggccccggcccccgccTCGGCCCCGAGCAGGGGCCTCGGGTCCGGTTCGGGCCCAGCCCCACAGGTAAACGACCCCTCGGCAGCCCCGCCCCTGCCACCCCCGGGGCTCCGGTGCGGCAGGGCGGGGCTTTGAGTTCAAAAGCATCAGTTCGGACTCTGCAGGGACTGCTGGATTCCCGGGGTGCTCCTGCCGCAGCTGCCGGGCTCGCCCTCCCGGCGTGTCCCCGTGCGGggtcactgctgctgtcccGTGGCAGTGCTGTTCCTGCCGTGTGCTGGCTTATGAGGGATTTCCAGGTCACTGCAGGAGCTCTGAAGTGTGCTCTGTTCCTGGGGGTAGTCATGCACAAGTGTGTTCTTAGCCAGTGCCCGCGGAGCTGTGTTGGTGCGGTGCAGCTCCCGGCTCAGTGGCGCTGCCATCGCAGGCAGCATCCAGCGCCCTTCCAGCTCATGTTTACAACTCTTTCCTGAGCCTTCTTTGTGACCATCTCCTCTGATTTCCCCACGATTACAGGTTTTCTTCATTTAGGTGGCCTTAGGACCGCTTTGTACAATTACATCTTTGCCAAAAAACACAAAGGGACCTTTATTTTAAGAGTGGAGGATACAGATCAGAATCGGGTggtgcctggagctgcagaaggaaTAGAAGATATGTTGGACTGGGCAGGTATTTAGAAACgtttttcattttttgcctACTGAAACCTTACCTTTCTTTCAGAGGCTGACAGTCCTCAGCTGGAGGGTGGGTTTGTCTCTGCCTTTGGGTTGTTTTGGCAGCCCAGCCGTTCaccctgctgctgttccaggtATTCCCCCGGACGAGAGCCCCGGGCgcggcggccccgccgggcccTACGTGCAGTCgctgaggctggagctgtaCGGCCGGGCTGGTGCAGCACTGCTGGCCAGCGGGGCTGCCTACCGCTGCTTCTGCAGCCCGCAGCGCCTGCAGCTGCTGCGCAGGGACGCCGTGCGCAGCCAGCAGACCCCGCGGTACGTCCTGTCCCGCTCCCCGCGCGGCCCCGGGCCAGCAGAGCCCTTGTGCCGTGCAGAGGGAACCGTGTCACCCTCCAGACGTGAGGTGTTTGACTGGACACGTAGCGGGCAGCTTACAGCTAAAATTCAGGTGTCTGCTCGGAGTTTTGGGAGTGGAAAATGGCTGATGTTGCTGGGCTGTGTTGAGCAGAACCTTCGTTCTCACCTCCCAAAGGTACGACAATCGGTGCCGGCACCTGACGCCCGCGGAAGTGGCCCAGAAGCTGTCACAGGGCCTTGACTTCGTCGTCCGCTTCCGCCTGGAGAAGGGGGTggaacccttccaggacctggtCTATGGCTGGAGCAAGCACGAGGTGGCTGAGGTGGAAGGTGATCCCGTGATTCTCAAGGGGGACGGCTTCCCCACGTACCACCTGGCAAACGTGGTGGATGACCACTACATGGGCATCACCCACGTCCTGCGCGGCACCGAGTGGCTGCCTTCAACCTCCAAGCACCTGCTGCTCTACAAAGCCTTTGGCTGGGAGCCCCCTCAGTTTGGccacctcccactgctgctgaaCAAGGACGGTGGCAAGCTGTCCAAGAGGCAGGGGGACATCTTCCTGGAGCACTTTGCTCGGGATGGCTTCCTGCCAGAGGCGCTGCTGGACATTGTCACCAACTGCGGCTCGGGGTTCGCAGGTAACACCACGGGCTCCTGCCTGCCAGGTCACTTCATGCTGACTTTGTGGCATGGGCTGGTTTATTTTAATAGCTGAGAACTTTGTCAGTGTTTGGAGGGGTCAGGGAATGGGTGTCACCGGTGACAGTGGGTCACTGAGGTGCCACCAAACCTTCTGCAGCGCTCctgtggaaggagctggaatggTGGAAgtctttctgctgctgtgcagccACTAAAATTGAGTCAGGTGCTTAATGGGTTCTCCCTTGGGAAAACCCTCACTTCAAGGctgagaaactgtctgtgaagTCTTGGGAAAACTTGCATTCTGTggttaataattaataataatgtgGTTAATAAGTGTTGTCTGACACCTTTAACCTGATGGACCACGAGGAGTTGAATCAATGTCTCCTTTTGTGGTTCTTGCTGTGTGGGGATCACATATTAGCTTGTGAGCAGCACCATGGTTGTGTGCAGGGGCACTGAGCCCTGGGATTCCCTTTGGGTTGTGTTGCAGAGAAGCAGATGGGGAGGACTTTGGAGGAGCTGATCTCCCAATTCGAAGTAGGCAGAATTACAACCCATTCTGCTTTCCTGGACCTTGAAGCGCTCCCAGAATTCAACAGGTAAAAAATTAGTGCTAGCTTTAAAATGTAGTAAGCACCACGTCAGTGAGAATTTGTTTCTAGCACTTGGCTTTGGCtggaggttttgtttgttggatCAAGCGTGGTCCTGGTGCAGCAGCTGTTGGGCTGTGCTAAGAGGAAACGCAAGTTTCTGCTCACACTGTTCCTGCCTCCTCTCCCATTCTGTGCTTAGACACTGGGCTTGGCTACACTTAACATCTAGGCAGAGGGTGGGTGTAGCTGGGAGGATCTTAGGTTTATAAGAAAATAATATCTATAAAGAGTTAGCACTTCCAGAACATTCTTCTGCAACACTTGTGCTGCTAGGACATTGTGCTGCTAAGAGTGGCCTCATCATCAGTTCCCTGTGGGGTACCAGAGCTAAATGTTCCTTTGTAGAGTGTCTGACTGTGGTTTAGTGTTGCTTTTCTAACAGTTCCACAGTTTTAACTCAGTgggtcagagcatggtgctaagAATGCCAGAGTCATGGGTTCAGTCCCCAGATGGGCTCTTCCCTTAAGagatggacttgatgatccttgtgggtctcttgCAAgccagaatattctgtgatttctgtgcgATGTGGTTGGGGTGATTTGATGTAACCCAGAGCAATCCAAAAGCAGGTCTTTTCTCTGTTACAGGGTTCACCTCACCCGTCACATTGAGAACCCAGGGCTGCGCCAGAAGCTCGTCAGGGAGCTGAAGGGGCTGGTGGAGCTCGTCTATGGGGATCAGCAAGTGGATCCAGATGTTCTGGAAAATGAATATGTGGAGCGAGTCCTCCTGCTGAGAAAAGTACGAGTGGTGGCAGAGCACTGTGCCAGCATCCTCCAGGCTGAGGCATTGCTTCCTCCACAGCtcagccccctgccctgccagccttGCTCTCTTTCCCCAGGGTCACATAAGCTTCCTGAAGAATCTGGTGTCGAGTGATTACTCTTACCTGTGGGTCAGGCCCTCAGTGTCCCGGCAGCAGCTACAGACAATTTCTGCAGAAGTAGATGAAATAGGAAAACTAGTCTTAGGGTAAGTGTGCTGCTGTCTGAGCTGAGTATTGGCAGCAACGGCTCCTCATCTCTGAAAATTGGAACAATcagaattcctgcttttcctgtggttttccaCAGATAATGGCATCATCTTGTAGTTTAAGCTTGCTCTTTTGAATGAGCTCTGCTTCTGGCAAGCAGAGGGagtgccctggcacagggcaggggtGAGAGGTAGGAATCCTGTGGTTTTCATGTCCCCAGAGTGTAAGGACACCTTCTTCCCTAAAGGCTCATGACAAGGCAGGCAGCTGCCTTGACTGTGGAGGAGCTGAACAAAGACCTGAGAAGTCTCCAGAAGCAAACCAGAGAGACCAAGTACAGCAGCATGATGCAGCTCCTGCGCCTGGCGCTCAGCGGGCGCCAGGTAAAAAGAACAGTTCTGGGATTATGTGCAATGTGCTTTCACAAAGCTCAAACCCAAGTTTTGCAAAAGTTCTCCAAAGCCTAATCCTGGCTCAGCTCTGGTGCTAATCCTTTGGGTCCCTCTGACCAGGGCTGGCATTTGCCTTCAGGAAGAGACCCCCCAAGGCTTTGTTTGAGCTCTGTGACTCCCTCTCAGTCTGGCAGTGATCTGTGATGCACAGACACGTGCTGGGGAGTTCCCGTGTGTTCAGTGACTCCCTCTGTTTGCAGCACGGCCCGAGTGTTGCTGAGATGATGGTGACTCTGGGAGCTGAGGAGGTGTGTGGCCGGATACACAGAGCACTGTCCAGCTGACAGGGACATCGGTGACGCTGCCAGGCCACGCGCATGGACGGTGCAGGTGGCACCTGTGTGATCATctctgagcagagcagctgggctTTAGGCATCTGTGCTGGTCCCACATCTGTACCAACCTGCACTAAGCACAGGCCACTTCACCTGGGACAGGAACCAAGTCCAGATTCAACTCTGCCCTGCTGTTGCCTCGTGCAAGGAGCCTGGTTTGCTGGGTGGGAGATAAAGATGTGTATCAGCACTTCAATTGAGACCATGTGGACAGGAAGCGACTGAACTTCTGATAGCAGCAGATCAGATTCTTTTTGGAGAGGGCATCACATTCAGGGTACCTACAGCTACACAGCACAGTTCCCCAATAAATACAGTGGGGGTATTTAtagatgtatatatatttatatataaacagATACATGCTACAGCTGTTACCCTCTTAGCTGCCGTGGTGTCCTTCCAGGCTGAGTGAGCTGCTCAGAGGGGGTTTCCTCCCTGTGTACTGTGTCATGCACGTGGTTCTGCCAAAAATACCCCTGATCAGGAGATTGggatgttttttcctcttttgtctGATGCccttttaattattaaattactgTGGTGACTTTGGTTCTGTTCTCACCAATCCTCTGCGTGCTGGCgaggggaggagctgggaggggtgTTGGTGGGTGTAGCACCGAGCAGTGAGCATTTCCACAGCAGGAACACTCGGCACAAGCGCTGCCTGGGCTGCCcacggagctgctccctgcccggCCGAGGGACAGAGCCCATGGCTGGCCCCGGGCAGCTGCAGCGCTGGCTCAgtgagtggggctgggggtcagggctggcttggctgctggctctgctgcctcttccAAACTGGGTGGGCACTGGAGCAGCTTCTCCTCCATAGGGAAGGGCTCACTGCCCCCATGGAACCCTTGCAGAGGGATGTGGGTGCTCTCTTGCTGCGtctgtccttttcctgcccatcCTCGGCCCCCAAAGCTGCCTGAGCTGGCTGAGACTGGGGAGTGGACACAGCCAACAAAggctttttctttaatttagcTGTGCAAAAGTGTAAACTGCCTGTGGTCCACCACAAGTTTTGCAGTGgtcctgggagagctgcctgTAAATGGTTTTTAAGTTTCTCCTGCTAAAAGCAACATCTGCTGTTGTTGGGCTGTGCTTGACTTTAAGTGTGTGCTTGGGACTATATTTTTAGGCAGTTTTAGTAACAGCTGTTTCCTGCTCGTCCTGGATCTCCCCTTTCTGCTATGAAAAGCTCTGGAGCAGTGGCACCAGCGAGGTCTGAGCTGTTTCCTGCTCTGAGCACTTGCTCACACTGAGCCCAggctttcctccttcctctcttgtttttctccctctgtaAGATGAGGCCACTGACCCGAGTGTCTCCGAGGAAAACTGGGAGTGCATCCAGCGGTTCTGCGAGCAGGTGAACACTGACACAGAGGGGTAAGGCAGACACACAGCTCTTTGTGTTCACCCAGGCTGTGTGGGAATGgggcctggggctgtgctgaggggGGCTGGACAGGGAGCTGAGGGGATTCGCGGGGCTCCGCTGCTCCTGGGAGCAGAAATGAGTTGGAAATATGAGCTGGGAAGAGGTGTGTGCCAGTGTGATGGAGGGTGATGTCTGGGAACAGGCTCTGGCATCAATTGCTGCAGCCCACCAGCAGCAggtcctgctggccatgccCTTAGGAGCCTGGCCAAGGATTCCTGCTGTGGGGTTCTGCAGAGAAACCCCAAGGGAGCTCAGCCTCAGCTTTTCCTTCCAGACGGGTGGAGGATCTCCACTGAGGTTTCCTCACCTTCCAGCTGACAATCTGGGTTCCCTGGGAAGTAGCAGGGACTGATTAATGCAAATGGTCTATCAAACCTTATTGATCATCTCTGTGTTCAGAGCAGACTGAGTTCAGAGCTCATAGTCTGGCACCCAGCTGGTgcccaggagctggcaggggctgccctggctgtcCTGGAAGCTCCTGCAGCTGTAGAGAGCCAGTTCCTGAGGTGTCTGCTCAGGGGCAtcccccaggctgtccctgctgctctccctcccaGGACAGCCCCTGGGCACGGCTGgagggcagctctggggtcaCCAGTTCACCCCCTGTGTGTGCATGGCCAGCACCGTGCCCCAGGAAAGGGGTCTGTCCTGTTGGGagtccagcagctgctcttctgTGCACACCAAAGCCAGCAGCATttgtttttcctgggaatttgtGCATGGTGTGACTTGCTTTGCTCTTCCCCAGCCCGCTGTTTGCGCTGAGGCTGCTGGCACACAAAATCCAGTCCCCTCAGGAGGGGGAAGCTCTCCACGCTCTCACAGTGAGTACCTCCACCCACACACAAAGCACTCACTTGGAAACAGTTTGGCAGgtggaacagcagagcagacAGGATAGgtctctcttccttttctcttagATGTCAATGTCTCTCTCTTGGACTCCTCTCCCTTTTAACTTCCCCTTGCACAAGGAATACAGAAAGCAGGGCACAGTGCAGGCAGTAATTGCTGCTGTTCCTCCCCACGTTGCTCTGCTGAGGTGTttcactgctctgcagctctggctgcgtGAGCTGTGTCTCACCACACTGGCAACAGCTCAAAGGTTGTTCCTGATGGGTAGAACAGAGCAGGTGGTCTTCATGTGCTGCTTAGGAAGGCTGGATGAAGGAATAAAACACGTTCTTGCTGCATGATTTCTCTTGTGTTGGTGAATGCCCTGTCAGAAAGCTCTTAGATATAGTAATATAATGATGAAGTTTCTGAAAGTTCCCCAAGCCTTGTGTGTCCAGTTCCTGTTGggaagattttgttttctgcaggtGCTGGAGACGTGTGTGAACAACTGTGGTGACAGATTTCACAGTGAAATGGCAAAATTCAGGTTTCTGAATGAGCTGATTAAAGTGCTCTCCCCAAAGGTAGGTGATGGTAGTTAGATAGGAATAAAATAGGGATAAGAAATGCAGCTCTGCTTTATCAGAGGCAGTGGGATCTTCTGGCCATGCTCCTCTTCGTTGGGGTGGGCCTGGGCCTGCCTGGAACACCCTCTCAGCCCCACATCCGTGGATTTCCCTTTCTGCTGGATCCTGCACACATTTACCGCTGGTGCACGTTTCATTTTCCATTGCATCAGCCCAGGGGCAGAGCTGCAAAAAGCTGATTTCAAAGAAATGCTCAACTGAAGAACAAAACTCCTTGTCTCAGTCTCAGGCTTGGTAACAGGATTTCAGTGAAGCCATAGACTTTAAAGCATATATCACTGAGGACAATTCTGCTTACTGCTCTGAGAGGACAGGTATCGTTTAATGAGTTTGAAATGCCTGGTCTTGGGGAGCTTTGTGTTTTTTATAACGAAAGGAGTGCTCATAGGAGATAAAGAGAAATTGGAGAAAACACCCAGATGCTGATAAAAGACAGTAACTgttgtttctggttttgttcagttttcCTGTGTCTGGGGCTGGCTGAGGCCAGTGCTGTGAGTGCATTACAGCAGTTAAGGGGAGTGTTTAAAGTCAAGCACAAAACTGTTTTCACTAAAATAATCCACTTTGGGGTTTGGATTCAGTAACTGACCAGAGAAGTTTGAAGTGGTTTAATTTTGATTGTTACAAACATGTGTGTGATTCTCACACACTCTATAGCATTTCCTGTGTTTCCTAACCCAAAGACACACAGCTGACAGCGCTGTGAATAAACTCACAGGAATCCATTTTATCCTTGGTGTCTGCACATGAACTCCTTGGGGCTGGATCCCTGTGCCAGGTCTGGCACCAATTCTTTGGATTTGagcttttttgtctttctttactGTCTTGTTTTCAGTACTATGGAATCTGGTCTTCAGAAAAAGTCAAGTCGAGGGTCACAGAAGTGATATTCAGTTGGACAGTCTGGTTTCCTCAGGAAGTCAAAATCCAGGATGCTTATCAGATGCTGAAGAAACAAGGTTCAGTTCTGttatttcagtttcctttttagccTCCAGAGCCCATGGTTT from Poecile atricapillus isolate bPoeAtr1 chromosome 14, bPoeAtr1.hap1, whole genome shotgun sequence carries:
- the UBFD1 gene encoding ubiquitin domain-containing protein UBFD1; amino-acid sequence: MAAAAAADGTSAAGSPRCREPAVPGAGGARSPRCREPAVPGAGGARSPRCREPAVPGAGGARSPRCPEPRDRWGGSGGAGEGSRPRTRCGRALGLERGWAGAASRGPGSSCPLPTGAEEPGMEAEAQELPLGCGGGTGVPAAGSSPQGEQRPEPPQASVSNGGGEDSGRELVELKVIWNKNKYDVKFCLDSTGAELKQKIHSLTGLPPAMQKVMFKGLLPEEKTLREIKVTNGAKIMVVGSTINDVLAVNTPKEAAQQEVKAEENKKEPLCRQKQHRKVLDKGKPDDVMPSVKGVQERLPTVPLSGMYNKSGGKVRLTFKLEQDQLWIGTKERTEKLPMGSIKNVVSEPIEGHEDYHMMAFQLGPTEASYYWVYWVPTQYVDAIKDTVLGKWQYF
- the EARS2 gene encoding probable glutamate--tRNA ligase, mitochondrial produces the protein MARAVRVLRCAAGPGPGPGSGSGSGSGSGPGPGPGPRLGPEQGPRVRFGPSPTGFLHLGGLRTALYNYIFAKKHKGTFILRVEDTDQNRVVPGAAEGIEDMLDWAGIPPDESPGRGGPAGPYVQSLRLELYGRAGAALLASGAAYRCFCSPQRLQLLRRDAVRSQQTPRYDNRCRHLTPAEVAQKLSQGLDFVVRFRLEKGVEPFQDLVYGWSKHEVAEVEGDPVILKGDGFPTYHLANVVDDHYMGITHVLRGTEWLPSTSKHLLLYKAFGWEPPQFGHLPLLLNKDGGKLSKRQGDIFLEHFARDGFLPEALLDIVTNCGSGFAEKQMGRTLEELISQFEVGRITTHSAFLDLEALPEFNRVHLTRHIENPGLRQKLVRELKGLVELVYGDQQVDPDVLENEYVERVLLLRKGHISFLKNLVSSDYSYLWVRPSVSRQQLQTISAEVDEIGKLVLGLMTRQAAALTVEELNKDLRSLQKQTRETKYSSMMQLLRLALSGRQHGPSVAEMMVTLGAEEVCGRIHRALSS